DNA sequence from the Pseudomonadota bacterium genome:
CCCGCCACGACGCGCACGTGACGCGCCTGCGAGGCTTCTGGCGTGGCGACCCGCACGCCCGAGCGCGTGATTACGGTGCGGTCACCTGCGGCGGTACCACGAAGATGCCGTCGATGGTGTCCTCCTCGAGCCCGACCAGCAGGGGCTTGCGCGCCTGCGGAAGCACCGCCACGCTGAACAGCTCCTCCACCCCCTGGGTGAACGTCACCCGCGCGATCTCAGCGCCCGTGGCGAGGTCGACTACGCTCACCGCGCACTGCAGGGCGTCGCGCATCTCGTCGAGGGGGGTGCCCCCGAACTCCCGGTTCTCGCGCGCCTTGCACAGCCCCACGAAGGCGAATCGGTCGTAGAAGGCCAGGCCGCGCAGGAAGCCCGGCAGCCGGACAACGGTCTCGCGCCGCCCGCTGGCCGCATCGATGCACACCAGCTCTCCGCGTCCGGAGTCGAGCACGTACAGGCGTTCGTTGTGCAGCCGCGGGGAGTGGGGGATGACGAGCCCGCGGGCCACCATCTCTCCGCTGGGCACGTGCATCACGAACCCGCTGCTCGTCTCTTGCTGGCGCCATCCCTCTGCGGTGTCTGCTTCGGCGCGAGCGGTCACGTA
Encoded proteins:
- a CDS encoding TIGR03032 family protein, with the protein product MSTSPRLVGPIGYGHSENVPNLFQALGISLIITTYQAQSVLCLAANGERMVMTQRYFERPTGAAYSGRELVVGTRRMIWRFTPTGALRRSDGGVLEHDLVLAPRQSHVTGDMLVHDLDFAGDTLVAVCTFQPGYSFVPLWRPPFISGLTPDDRCHLNGVATNADGPLYVTARAEADTAEGWRQQETSSGFVMHVPSGEMVARGLVIPHSPRLHNERLYVLDSGRGELVCIDAASGRRETVVRLPGFLRGLAFYDRFAFVGLCKARENREFGGTPLDEMRDALQCAVSVVDLATGAEIARVTFTQGVEELFSVAVLPQARKPLLVGLEEDTIDGIFVVPPQVTAP